A section of the Leptospira kobayashii genome encodes:
- a CDS encoding FFLEELY motif protein, which translates to MKENISPELRAAREEVVRAQVERFQNFYSSYFNRKETIAMAKFFFETVYNLEGKEEWETLAFNTYAKVKHMMKEGTRESVERLIELNTITDELDIKLGKLLLEHGWKPGTKISEEEYFERFRELGESQSRKKQLEVVLFNLRKFYDLAHRPINSYIMKPAAVMARMLGVYPLFKKVEQGYYATLPVSPEIFNSFFDEVEKREWEFLFQAFPELKK; encoded by the coding sequence ATGAAAGAAAACATATCCCCTGAATTGAGAGCTGCTCGGGAAGAAGTCGTCAGGGCACAGGTCGAGAGATTTCAGAATTTTTATTCTTCCTATTTCAATCGAAAGGAAACCATTGCGATGGCAAAGTTTTTCTTCGAAACTGTATATAATTTGGAAGGGAAGGAAGAATGGGAAACCCTGGCTTTCAATACGTATGCAAAAGTAAAACATATGATGAAAGAAGGCACCCGGGAAAGTGTGGAACGACTTATCGAACTCAATACGATCACCGATGAACTGGATATAAAACTCGGCAAATTGCTTTTAGAACACGGTTGGAAGCCCGGAACAAAAATCTCGGAAGAAGAATATTTCGAAAGGTTTCGGGAATTGGGAGAATCTCAAAGCCGTAAAAAACAATTGGAAGTGGTTCTATTCAATCTAAGAAAATTTTACGATCTTGCTCACAGACCTATCAATTCCTATATTATGAAACCTGCGGCAGTCATGGCACGCATGTTAGGTGTTTATCCTTTATTCAAAAAGGTAGAACAAGGATATTATGCCACCCTCCCGGTCTCTCCGGAAATTTTTAATTCGTTTTTCGATGAGGTGGAAAAAAGAGAATGGGAGTTTTTGTTCCAGGCATTTCCGGAGCTTAAAAAATAA
- a CDS encoding OmpA/MotB family protein, producing the protein MRRSRFRKSSAEEEETSHNQERWLLTYADMITLLLGLFIILYAISKVDSKKLSEVATDIKRGFGLNASAMGLIVEGGSGILQEDLMEPKSQVYRLWEKVGFALRSLKEKAKLKLGLAETEELKLTFLTSNLSSGVILEEDPELEFAFKQLAELSKGMDIDVVVRVQIPYEATIDKSKFQNSWDYHSHRASIIAEKLVTDYGIPKEQVSVQGYATFQKSVDSDTPEKKAKEERIEVIIRKKEQSP; encoded by the coding sequence ATGAGACGATCCAGGTTCAGAAAGTCGAGCGCAGAGGAAGAGGAAACATCGCATAACCAGGAGAGATGGCTCTTGACTTATGCGGATATGATCACTTTGCTACTCGGACTTTTTATCATACTCTATGCGATCAGTAAGGTAGACTCGAAAAAATTATCCGAAGTGGCAACGGATATCAAAAGAGGTTTCGGATTGAATGCTTCCGCCATGGGTTTGATTGTCGAAGGTGGTTCGGGAATTTTGCAGGAAGATCTGATGGAGCCGAAGTCACAAGTGTATCGACTTTGGGAAAAGGTCGGATTCGCTTTGCGTTCCTTAAAGGAAAAAGCCAAATTGAAATTGGGACTTGCTGAAACGGAAGAGTTGAAATTAACTTTTTTGACATCGAATCTTTCTTCGGGTGTCATACTGGAAGAAGATCCTGAGTTGGAGTTCGCATTCAAACAATTGGCGGAACTTTCGAAAGGAATGGACATAGACGTAGTTGTTCGGGTGCAGATACCGTATGAAGCAACCATTGATAAATCAAAATTTCAAAATTCCTGGGATTATCATTCTCACAGAGCTTCCATTATTGCCGAAAAATTAGTAACTGATTACGGAATTCCGAAAGAACAAGTATCTGTACAAGGTTATGCGACATTTCAAAAATCAGTTGATAGCGATACCCCCGAAAAAAAAGCGAAAGAAGAAAGAATCGAAGTGATTATCAGAAAAAAGGAACAGTCTCCATGA